In Agromyces sp. Leaf222, the genomic window GCAGGGCATCCGGGGCACGGTGGGCACGGGAACGGCGGATGCCGCGTGCCCGGCCCGGCACGCGGCATCCGCCGCTCTCATCGTCGTTCGCGACGCCGTTCAGCGGCGCCCGGCCTTGCGCGAGAACAGCCACGCGCCCCAGACGGCCGCGACGGCGATGATCGCGACGCACCAGCCGAGCGCCCACCAGCCCTCGTCGCCGAGCGGCGCATCGGTGAGCAGCGCACGGATCGTCTCGATGACGGGCGTGATCGGCTGGTTCTCGGCGATCGGCTGCAGCCAGTCGGGCATCGTCGAGACGGGCACGAACGCACTGGAGATGTACGGCAGGAACAGCAGGATGAAGCCGTAGCCGCTCGCCGCCTCCGGCGTGCCGGCCGCGAGCCCGATCGCCGCGAACAGGTACGTGATCGCGAGGATGTAGAGCGCCACGAGGCCGAACACCCCGAGCCATTCGAGCGGGGTCGCCGACGGACGGAACCCGACGAGGAGGCCGACGCCGATCACCACGGCGGTCGCGACGAGGTTGCGCACGAGGCTCGCGACCACGTGGCCCGTGAGCACGGCCCCGCTCCGGATGGGCATCGTGCGGAAGCGGTCGATGACGCCGGTGGTCATGTCGCGCGAGACGGAGACGGCGGTCGAGGACGCGCCGAACCCCGCGCAGAGCAGGATGATGCCGGGCACGACGTAGTCGACGTAGCCGCCGGACGGGTCGATCGCGTTGCCGAAGATCCACGTGAACATCAGCATGAGCATGACCGGGAGCATCACGGCCATGAGCATGGACTCCACGTCGCGCACCGAGTGCCGGAAGCTGCGCCCGATGAACACGGACTCGGCCGTGAGGGCTCCGACGCGAGGTCGGGCGGCGACGGTGCCGTTGGTGCGCGCCCGGCCGGCGGCATCCGGGGCGACGGGGTCGGTGACGGTGAGGGTGCTCATGCTGCTCACTCCGCTTCCTGCAGTTCGGGTGCGGTCCGGGGCGATGCCCCCGGGGTGATGTCGGCGTCGGATGCCGCGTCGCGGCCGGTGATCGCGAGGAACACGTCGTCGAGGCTCGGCCGCCGGATCGCGATCGTCGCGCCGGGGGCCGTGGCGGCGGGCAGCCGGTCGATGCGCTCGACGGCGGCACGGAGTCCGTGCACGGTGCCGTCGGTGGGCAACTCGGCGAGCACGGCGCCGGTCTCGTCGCGGAGCTCGACGACCTCTCCCCCGATGCGCGCCTTGAGCTCGTCGGCCGTGCCCTCGGCGGCGATGCGCCCGTGGTCGAGCACGGCGATGCGGTCGGCCAGGCGGTCGGCCTCCTCGAGGTACTGGGTCGTCAGGAACACGGTCGCCCCGTCGTCGGCGAGCGAGCGGATGACCGCCCAGAGCTCCTGGCGGCTGCGGGTGTCCAGTCCGGTCGTCGGCTCGTCGAGGAAGATCACGGGAACTGCGACGACGAGGCTGAGCGCGAGGTCGAGTCGTCGCCGCATGCCGCCCGAGTAGGTGCCGACGCGGCGGCCCGCGGCATCCGTCAGGTCGAAGCGTTCGAGGAGCTCGGCGGCGCGTGCGCGTGCGTCGCGCGCCGACAGGCCGGAGAGCCGGCCCAGCATGACGAGGTTCTCGGTGCCCGTGAGCACCTCGTCGACCGCGGCGGACTGGCCCGTGAGGCTGATGCGGCGACGGACCTCGTCGGGGCGGGCGAGCACGTCGTGCCCGGCGACGGAGACCGTGCCCTCGTCGGGGCGCACGAGCGTCGTGAGGATGTTGATGGTCGTCGTCTTGCCCGCGCCGTTCG contains:
- a CDS encoding ATP-binding cassette domain-containing protein — encoded protein: MPLAIEAHGLRKRFGRTDVLAGLDLAVPAGTIFALLGPNGAGKTTTINILTTLVRPDEGTVSVAGHDVLARPDEVRRRISLTGQSAAVDEVLTGTENLVMLGRLSGLSARDARARAAELLERFDLTDAAGRRVGTYSGGMRRRLDLALSLVVAVPVIFLDEPTTGLDTRSRQELWAVIRSLADDGATVFLTTQYLEEADRLADRIAVLDHGRIAAEGTADELKARIGGEVVELRDETGAVLAELPTDGTVHGLRAAVERIDRLPAATAPGATIAIRRPSLDDVFLAITGRDAASDADITPGASPRTAPELQEAE
- a CDS encoding ABC transporter permease translates to MSTLTVTDPVAPDAAGRARTNGTVAARPRVGALTAESVFIGRSFRHSVRDVESMLMAVMLPVMLMLMFTWIFGNAIDPSGGYVDYVVPGIILLCAGFGASSTAVSVSRDMTTGVIDRFRTMPIRSGAVLTGHVVASLVRNLVATAVVIGVGLLVGFRPSATPLEWLGVFGLVALYILAITYLFAAIGLAAGTPEAASGYGFILLFLPYISSAFVPVSTMPDWLQPIAENQPITPVIETIRALLTDAPLGDEGWWALGWCVAIIAVAAVWGAWLFSRKAGRR